A stretch of DNA from Paenibacillus albus:
AGAAGTCGTATTTCTCGCCGAAGGTCGCTTCCAATACACCGCACTCATAGAGCTCATCCGTCAAAATTTCTGTATCCTTGCCATGCGCGTGATTCACTCGTTCGCCGAACTCTGTTAGCGCGCGCAAGTAGTCAATCCCGAGTCTCACGAGGTGAGACGGGTCATAGTTAAGGCCAAAATGCTTCGAAGGAATGGCTTCGAACATGGCCCGCCACATCTCTGGCGTACAACCCAGCGTCGGATAATACGGAGCCGGTCCAGGCCAGCCTTCAATCGCAATATAAACGCCGTTCCGCTCGGCATGTTTTACAACTTCAGGGAACGAATCCTTGAAGATCGCGAAGCCTTCACGACGCGGCAGCGTAAGGTCTTCCGGTACGAGACACATGAACAACACCTTGCCGCCAAGCTCGGCGATATCGCTGATCTGCTTCTTGGACAATTCAATCGCTTGCTCGCGCTTCTCTTCATCACGGCTAAGCAGCTGTGCGGTATGGTGAGCGTCAATCGAACCAATGCCAATGCCTGCCGCAGAGCAAGCTTCCTTCACTTCGACAGTCAAGTTCGATACGTCAAGCACGTCAAGTCCTGCCTCGGCTGCCCACGCTGCCGTCTTCTGAATGCCCTCCGCACCAATCTTCGGCGGAATTCGCATGCCAATTTGCAAGTTCATTCGTATTATGCCTCCTCTGTCACAGCAGAACCAAGCGGTGAATAGCCTGCTGCTTCGTAGATCATTTCGGATAATTTCACGACTTTCAGGGCGAATTCGCCCGGTACAAGCACTTCGTGACGGCCAAGTATCGCATCTACGAAGCTCTTATCCTGATTCGTTACAGCGCTAGGCAGCTCCGGCACAACCGGCTCTTGCCCCAGACAACGGAGCGTAATCTTGCCGTTGTCGTAGAAAATGCCGCCGTTCTCGCCGCAGAACACGAATGTCTCATGCCAGCATGGTGAGAAACCAACTAAGTTCAGTCCAGCCACTGGACCTTCGGCGAAGCGGATCGATGTGAAGGTATCAATCTCGACCGGCGAACCGTGCATATGCAGCTGAGGCTTCACTTCAACCGGAGTGAGGCCTGTCGTCCATAGCAGAACATCAATAATATGACTTCCGGAATCCATCAGGAAGCCGCCGCCGGACAATGCCGGATTCTGCCGCCAAGAGCCTGGCGTTCCCTGTCTCCACTCTTGATACAGCGATGCGGTGATCGATGTCAGCTTGCCGATTTCACCGCTTTCGATCGCTTCTTTGATGTATAGAAATTCTGGTTGGAAGTGACGCTGATACGATACCTGCATCACTTTGCCCACTTGATTGGAAAGTTCAATTAACTGCACGGCTTCTTCAGAGGAGCAGACCATCGGTTTCTCCATCATGACATGCAGTCCGCTGTTCAGCGCATCGGTTGCTTGCTCGTAATGAAGAGTGTGCGGCGAACATATCACGACAGCGTCCAGCTCGGCATGCGCCAGCAATTGTTTATAATCTGCGTAAGCGCTTACCGAATCGAGCTTATGCTCGTCAATAAACCGAATACGGTTCTGCTCACTTGGATCTGCGATTGCGACAATTGCTGCATCCGGCAGCTCCAGCAGCTGTCTTGCGTGCCAATTGGCGATGCCGCCTGTACCGATCATACCAATACGAACTTTACTCATTGCCCGTTAACCTCCCGATATGGATAAGTATGTAAGACACTCCCTTAACCTAACACAAATCATAGCGGCTACCAATCCAAAAATACGACAAAACATGCAGCTCCGTGTACTAAATTGTCCATGTTTGTTTAAACCGGAATACGGAAATGATAAGCAAGGGAACGACTGACCAACCATGTAACAAGCAGGAGGATTCCAAGGCAAATATGAAAATGACAAGTTCCATACTTAACAAAACAGCATTGTGCTTCATGCTGTTTAGCCTATCCGTCGGTGCATCGGCGAAGGCGCATCCCGCTCCGGCAGAAACAGGCAGCGAAACCGTTAACGTGAAGATTGTGAACAGCACCGGCGCCGAGATTGGTACCGCAACGTTAACGCAGAATCAGGATTCGGTACGGCTTCATGTCGAGGCAAAGAGCTTGCCTCCAGGCATACACGGCATTCACTTCCATGAAACTGGAAAATGCGAAGGTCCGAAGTTCACAACAGCCGGGTCCCATCTGAACCCGCAGACGAAGGAGCATGGATTTAACAATCCGAAGGGCTTCCACGTCGGCGATCTTCCGAACATACAAGTCGCTGCAGACGGTACGGTCAAAGTCGATATTGAGACGAAAATCGTTACCCTCGCGCCGAATCAGCCGAATTCGCTGAAGAAGGCAGGCGGCACGGCATTAGTCATCCATGCGCAGGCAGACGACTATAAGACAGATCCATCCGGCAACTCTGGAGACCGGATCGCTTGCGGCGTCATTCAATAACACGAACTGTTCACGAAACGGTCATCGCTTCGCTTGTTTTCGAGGTCGATGGCCGTTTACAACTTTGAGCCAGTGGGCTACATTGATACATGGAGTTGGTAAGATATAGAGATTCAACTAAATTGGACAACAAGGAGAATTGCATACTGATGATTACAAAACAGCTATCCCCGCTCGTTCAGCAGCTGGATTTGAAGCCGCATCCGGAAGGCGGATGGTACAAGGAGCTCTGGAAAGCATCCTTTGAAATTCCGCAGGCCGTTCTCGGAGAACGATATTCCGGCAATCGCGCTGCTGCAACATCCATTTATTTTGTACTCCATCCCGAAGAGGTTTCCGATTGGCATGTCGTGCTGTCGGATGAGCTATGGTTCTGGCATTCCGGCAGCCCTCTACTTCTGACGCTTGGCGGTACGGATGAGGACCCGCATACGACAGAGGAAATTATCGTTGGACCTGATATTTCGAAGGGTCAGCGGCCTCAAGCGCTCGTCCCAGCGAACGTATGGCAGAAAGCAAAGCCGCTCGGCGATGAGCCTGTATTCGTTTCCTGCGTAGTTGCACCCGGCTTCCATTATGATGATTTCAAACTCATCTCAAGAACTAATAAATAACATACCATATACGTTTAAAAGCCAATCAGGATCTCCTGATTGGCTTTTTTCGATTAGTCAATCCCAGTTTCATGAAATTTTTCTCACGAGATTCTAACAAATGCCTTCTATCCTGCGGATTCACTGGACTTCTGTCCACATTGGTAAGTGGTGGTAAGGATCGCCGTGCTATAGTGTTCTCAAGTCAAGACGACACCATGGCATTAGCCAAATACATACTTATTAATCGCAGGAGGATTCCAACAACATGAATACGACAAAAACTCGGATCGGCAAGAAACTGCTCGGCGTTACGCTCAGTGTAGCGATTGCATGCTCGGGAGGTTTGCTGCTTAAACCGCAGACCACACATGCATCTGCAGCATCGGACACGCGGCTGGTAAATAGTATTATAGCAACGGGCAAAAACTATCTGGGCGTACCTTATAAATTCGGCGCCAAATCAGGCATCACAAGCGCGTTTGACTGCTCCTCGTTCACACAATACATATTCAAGAAGCATGGCATAAGCTTACCGCGTTCCTCACGCGATCAATCTCACGCAGGTACATATGTTTCCAAGAGCAATCTGAAAGCCGGCGATCTCATCTTCTCTGATACGAACCGCGATGGCATCATTAATCATGTCAGCCTCTACCTCGGCAACGGCAAAGTGCTTCAAACTTATCGTGTCGGCGTTGGCGTTACGATCTCAACGTTCAAAGGCAGCATCTGGGACAAGACGTACAAAACAGCACGCCGTATTGTATAATTCTACTTTTATAGTGCCCTCATTCGCGTGCAGCGCTTCTTCAAATGAAGCGCTGCACGTTTTTGCTATTTAGGTGGGCAAGCGTACGGACTGGGTCACCTGCCAATCCATACACTAGTTGTTAAGAGGAAAACCAGCCTCTGCAGTAAGTAAGGGGGCCTGATTATGAAACTGGATATCGGCTGTGGATCGAACAAGCAGCCGGGCTACTATGGCATTGACCGCACAGCGCTGCCGGGCGTAAACCTTGTCAGCGATCTGAATTCAGAAATACCGTTTCCGGACAATTCGGTTGAGCTTGTGCTTGTCAGCCGTATGATCGCTTATGCGAACGACCTCAATTTCGCGCTGGGAGAGCTCTATCGGGTGAGTACCCATGGAGCCATTATATGCCTTCTCTGCCCGTACGCTCATAATTTCAGATACAGCTCGAATCCGTATTTAAAGAACCGCTTCGATGAACATACACCGCGTTACTTGACGACCGTATTCCGCGATCCGCCTGGCAGTCCTCCATGTCCGCAGCTCATACCTTATCAATATTTCCCTCCGCCTCTCTATGATTTTCGTCTGCTCCGAATGGAGCTTTTCTATAATCAGACCTACCTCACCTCTCTCTATGAACCGGAAGAGCTTGAGCTGCTGAAGGAATTGCAAGCGAATGTTGTAGATGAAATCATGTATCATTTTGTTGTAGTGAAAGCTCCCATGCCTGAGAACGAATGGCTCGCACTATGTGAACAATCTTTGCCTGAGCCACATGCCGCTACTTTGCTTCGTAGCATACCTACACTTTAAGGTGCATATGTTCAGTTAGTGTGCACATTGCTGTACTCATATGCTTGTTCATTGTAAGGAGGTGAGCAGCATTGCACTAGTCGTTCGTGCTCAGTTTAATGCCACAGGGGCGATTACGTTCACTGGCAATACGCTCGGTCTCAGCCGATCTGACACGGTAGGCGTTCCCGGTACACAAGATAGCATCGGCGCGTTCGTCACAACAGATACCTCTGTCCGAGTCGGGACTTATCCACTCGGCACA
This window harbors:
- a CDS encoding superoxide dismutase family protein, translated to MKMTSSILNKTALCFMLFSLSVGASAKAHPAPAETGSETVNVKIVNSTGAEIGTATLTQNQDSVRLHVEAKSLPPGIHGIHFHETGKCEGPKFTTAGSHLNPQTKEHGFNNPKGFHVGDLPNIQVAADGTVKVDIETKIVTLAPNQPNSLKKAGGTALVIHAQADDYKTDPSGNSGDRIACGVIQ
- a CDS encoding sugar phosphate isomerase/epimerase family protein, which produces MNLQIGMRIPPKIGAEGIQKTAAWAAEAGLDVLDVSNLTVEVKEACSAAGIGIGSIDAHHTAQLLSRDEEKREQAIELSKKQISDIAELGGKVLFMCLVPEDLTLPRREGFAIFKDSFPEVVKHAERNGVYIAIEGWPGPAPYYPTLGCTPEMWRAMFEAIPSKHFGLNYDPSHLVRLGIDYLRALTEFGERVNHAHGKDTEILTDELYECGVLEATFGEKYDFSEGSWRYTIPGRGAVEWGKVAVRLDRLGYNGAVSIELEDHSYWGSIEAERQGIVKAAQHLKQYFK
- a CDS encoding methyltransferase domain-containing protein translates to MKLDIGCGSNKQPGYYGIDRTALPGVNLVSDLNSEIPFPDNSVELVLVSRMIAYANDLNFALGELYRVSTHGAIICLLCPYAHNFRYSSNPYLKNRFDEHTPRYLTTVFRDPPGSPPCPQLIPYQYFPPPLYDFRLLRMELFYNQTYLTSLYEPEELELLKELQANVVDEIMYHFVVVKAPMPENEWLALCEQSLPEPHAATLLRSIPTL
- a CDS encoding Gfo/Idh/MocA family protein is translated as MSKVRIGMIGTGGIANWHARQLLELPDAAIVAIADPSEQNRIRFIDEHKLDSVSAYADYKQLLAHAELDAVVICSPHTLHYEQATDALNSGLHVMMEKPMVCSSEEAVQLIELSNQVGKVMQVSYQRHFQPEFLYIKEAIESGEIGKLTSITASLYQEWRQGTPGSWRQNPALSGGGFLMDSGSHIIDVLLWTTGLTPVEVKPQLHMHGSPVEIDTFTSIRFAEGPVAGLNLVGFSPCWHETFVFCGENGGIFYDNGKITLRCLGQEPVVPELPSAVTNQDKSFVDAILGRHEVLVPGEFALKVVKLSEMIYEAAGYSPLGSAVTEEA
- a CDS encoding C40 family peptidase — its product is MNTTKTRIGKKLLGVTLSVAIACSGGLLLKPQTTHASAASDTRLVNSIIATGKNYLGVPYKFGAKSGITSAFDCSSFTQYIFKKHGISLPRSSRDQSHAGTYVSKSNLKAGDLIFSDTNRDGIINHVSLYLGNGKVLQTYRVGVGVTISTFKGSIWDKTYKTARRIV
- a CDS encoding cupin domain-containing protein; protein product: MTKQLSPLVQQLDLKPHPEGGWYKELWKASFEIPQAVLGERYSGNRAAATSIYFVLHPEEVSDWHVVLSDELWFWHSGSPLLLTLGGTDEDPHTTEEIIVGPDISKGQRPQALVPANVWQKAKPLGDEPVFVSCVVAPGFHYDDFKLISRTNK